From a single Silene latifolia isolate original U9 population chromosome 6, ASM4854445v1, whole genome shotgun sequence genomic region:
- the LOC141587597 gene encoding uncharacterized protein LOC141587597, translating to MTVVLRFVDKNGYIQERLFDLIHVKETNALYLKGAIEKCLLAHKLNIENIRGQGYDGASNMRGEWSGLKALFLNECPYAYYLTFIVNIIISSAKRHDQLQAAHLAEIERLIELEELETGKGQNQIGTIKRAGDTRWGSHLGSLNSLLNMYTASCSVLQTVIKKGKGVKRGEADKAYDDMTSFEFVLVLHTMIQILGISNELCQALQRKSQDILNSMHLVSNTKILIQKLRDDGWENLLQQVLLFCNNHEIEVPNMEDHYIYGRGIFRQPKDRVTNLHYFRFDVFNAAIDS from the exons ATGACAGTGGTATTGagatttgttgacaaaaatggtTATATCCAGGAGCGTCTTTTTGACTTGATTCATGTCAAAGAAACAAATGCATTATATCTAAAGGGTGCAATTGAAAAATGTCTCCTTGCACATAAGTTGAACATTGAAAATATTCGAGGTCAAGGATATGATGGAGCTAGTAATATGCGTGGAGAATGGTCAGGTCTAAAAGCTTTGTTTTTGAACGAATGTCCATATGCTTATTAT CTAACATTTATTGTTAATATCATCATTTCATCTGCTAAGAGGCATGATCAATTACAAGCAGCCCATTTAGCTGAGATAGAGAGATTGATAGAACTTGAGGAGTTAGAAACTGGGAAAGGACAGAATCAAATAGGCACTATTAAACGAGCAGGAGATACCCGATGGGGTTCACACTTGGGATCACTTAATAGCTTGTTAAATATGTATACCGCTTCATGTTCAGTGTTACAGACCGTAATAAAGAAAGGAAAAGGTGTAAAAAGAGGAGAAGCTGATAAGGCTTATGATGACATGACTTCCTTTGAGTTTGTTCTTGTCTTGCACACGATGATTCAGATTTTGGGGATATCAAATGAACTTTGTCAAGCATTGCAAAGAAAATCACAAGATATATTAAATTCTATGCACCTAGTGTCTAATACAAAGATCTTGATACAAAAGCTAAGAGATGATGGGTGGGAGAATTTGTTACAACAAGTGTTATTATTTTGCAACAACCATGAGATCGAAGTGCCAAACATGGAGGATCATTATATTTATGGGAGAGGAATATTCAGACAACCAAAAGATCGTGTCACTAACTTACACTATTTTCGATTTGATGTCTTCAATGCTGCGATAGACTCTTAA
- the LOC141587596 gene encoding uncharacterized protein LOC141587596 → MSKALADYSLTTDAAYCLPCFLYTKPSNRQRENAFTIEGFRSWKKVNGKDCAFLSHIGRDHNSAHKNAVKKCNDLLRMEQHIDTLIDNITPEIIERNRLKLKVSIVAVRWLTFQHCAFRGHDESLGSLNRDNFLEFIRDIASFSKDVEKVVLENAPGNASYISHQIQQEILSIYSDRIRDVIRNEIGDQKYCIIVDETKDV, encoded by the exons ATGTCTAAAGCATTGGCAG ATTATTCACTGACTACTGATGCTGCATATTGTCTCCCATGTTTTCTGTATACCAAACCAAGTAATCGTCAAAGGGAAAATGCTTTCACAATTGAGGGATTTCGCTCATGGAAGAAAGTAAATGGGAAAGATTGTGCCTTTTTAAGTCATATAGGGCGAGATCATAACTCAGCTCACAAAAATGCAGTAAAAAAGTGTAATGATCTCTTGAGAATGGAACAACATATTGACACTCTGATTGATAATATAACACCTGAAATTATTGAAAGGAATCGATTGAAGTTAAAAGTATCAATAGTTGCAGTCAGATGGTTGACTTTTCAGCACTGTGCATTCCGGGGGCATGATGAAAGTCTTGGCTCACTTAATAGAGATAATTTTCTTGAATTTATTCGAGATATAGCCTCTTTTAGTAAAGATGTTGAAAAAGTTGTCCTAGAAAATGCTCCAGGAAATGCATCATACATATCACATCAAATCCAGCAAGAGATATTGTCAATATATAGTGATAGAATTCGAGACGTTATACGTAATGAGATTGGTGATCAGAAGTATTGTATAATTGTTGATGAAACAAAAGACGTCTAA
- the LOC141587599 gene encoding uncharacterized protein LOC141587599: protein MIELLSLSSSLDPKRKFQNFKVDDIYKLVSKFYSADFTEQEKLNLKSQLDLFLLDMKEHPQLDRLKSISDLCRWLAKTKKREIYYLIDRLVRLVLTLPVSTATAERAFSAMKLIKTALRNHMEDGYLTDSLIVYVEKGIAKEFDIDSIIDEFASKKNCRSLLKISKTN from the coding sequence ATGATTGAATTGCTTTCTCTGAGTTCGTCTCTTGACCCGAagagaaaatttcaaaatttcaaggtTGATGACATTTACAAGCTTGTTTCAAAATTTTATTCAGCGGATTTTACCGAGCAAGAGAAGTTGAATCTTAAAAGTCAGTTAGACCTCTTCTTGCTTGATATGAAAGAGCACCCTCAATTAGATAGGTTAAAATCTATATCTGATCTTTGTCGATGGCTTGCGAAAACTAAAAAGAGGGAGATATATTATCTTATCGATCGACTAGTTCGATTAGTCTTAACTCTACCGGTGTCAACTGCAACTGCAGAGCGTGCTTTTTCAGCCATGAAATTGATAAAGACTGCACTTCGTAATCACATGGAGGATGGTTATTTAACAGATTCATTAATCGTGTACGTTGAGAAAGGTATTGCCAAGGAGTTTGACATTGATTCGATAATTGATGAATTCGCTTCTAAGAAGAATTGTCGATCATTGTTAAAGATTTCGAAAACAAACTAG